Proteins encoded together in one Jaculus jaculus isolate mJacJac1 chromosome 7, mJacJac1.mat.Y.cur, whole genome shotgun sequence window:
- the Gramd1a gene encoding protein Aster-A isoform X3 translates to MARHRLCGSSLGTGTGRGRGFPSLPPQTGGRTPAPQHQHATPPLSTTPHSSRSSPSSSPSLRKRLQLLPPSRPPPPPEPEPGTMVEKGSDSSSEKGGVPGTPSTQSLGSRNFIRNSKKMQSWYSMLSPTYKQRNEDFRKLFSKLPEAERLIVDYSCALQREILLQGRLYLSENWICFYSNIFRWETAISIQLKEVTCLKKEKTAKLIPNAIQICTESEKHFFTSFGARDRCFLLIFRLWQNALLEKTLSPRELWHLVHQCYGSELGLTSEDEDYVCPLQLNGLGSPKEVGDVIALSDITPSGAGDRSQEPSPVGSRRGHVTPNLSRASSDADHGVEEDKEEQTDNQLDASSSQTVTPVAEPPSTEPTPPDGPTTLGPLDLLAREELLTDTSNSSSSTGEEGEAADLAALLPDLSGRLLINSVFHVGAERLQQMLFSDSSFLQGFLRQRKFTDVTLSPWSGDSKCHQRRVLTYTIPISNPLGPKSASVVETQTLFRRGPQAGGCVVDSEVLTQGIPYQDYFHTAHRYCILGLARNKARLRVSSEIRYRKQPWSLVKSLIEKNSWSGIEDYFHHLERELAKTEKLSLEEGGKDARGLLSGLRRRKRPLSWRGHGDGPQHPDPDPCARAGIHASGSLSSRFSEPSMDQGPGAGIPSALVLISLVLVVLIALNALLFYRLWSLERTAHTFESWHSLALAKGKFPQTATEWAEILALQKQFHSVEVHKWRQILRASVELLDEMKFSLEKLHQGITIPEPPFDTQPQSDDSFS, encoded by the exons CACCACGCCCCACTCCAGCCGGAGCTCACCAAGCAGCTCCCCATCTCTGCGGAAGCGGCTGCAGCTCTTGCCCCCAAGTcggccccctccccctcctgagCCAGAACCAGGCACCATGGTGGAAAAGGGGTCTGATAGCTCCTCGGAGAAGGGTGGGGTACCTGGGACCCCCAGCACCCAGAGCCTGGGCAGCAGGAACTTCATCCGCAACAGCAAG aAGATGCAGAGCTGGTACAGT ATGCTGAGCCCCACGTATAAACAACGCAATGAAGACTTCAGGAAGCTATTCAGCAAGCTCCCTGAGGCCGAGCGCCTCATTGTGG ATTACTCATGCGCCCTGCAGCGGGAGATCCTTCTCCAGGGCCGACTCTACCTCTCTGAGAACTGGATATGCTTCTACAGCAACATCTTCCGTTGGGAGACCGCG ATTTCCATCCAGTTGAAGGAAGTAACTTGTCTGAAGAAGGAAAAGACTGCCAAGCTGATCCCCAATGCCATTCAAATCTGTACTGAGAGCGAGAAG CACTTCTTCACCTCCTTTGGGGCCCGGGACCGCTGCTTCCTCCTCATCTTCCGTCTCTGGCAGAATGCACTGCTTGAAAAG ACCCTGAGTCCCCGCGAACTCTGGCACCTGGTCCATCAGTGCTATGGCTCAGAGCTGGGCCTCACCAGTGAAGACGAAGACTATGTCTGCCCCCTGCAGCTCAATGGTCTGGG GAGTCCCAAAGAGGTAGGAGATGTGATTGCTCTCAGTGACATCACCCCCTCAGGGGCAGGTGACCGCAGTCAGGAGCCAAGCCCTGTGGGTTCCCGGCGTGGGCATGTCACCCCTAATCTCTCCCGAGCCAGCAGTGATGCAGACCATGGG GTAGAAGAGGACAAGGAGGAGCAGACTGACAACCAGCTGGATGCCTCCTCAAGCCAGACAGTGACCCCGGTAGCAGAGCCCCCTAGTACCGAGCCCACCCCACCTGATGGGCCCACCACCCTGGGCCCCTTGGATCTGTTGGCTAGAGAGGAGCTATTAACCGACACCAGTAACTCCTCCTCATCCACAGGAGAGGAAGGTGAGGCAG CTGACCTGGCCGCCCTGCTTCCTGACCTTTCTGGTCGCCTCCTCATCAACTCAGTCTTCCACGTGGGTGCAGAGCGGCTGCAGCAGATGCTTTTCTCAGATTCTTCTTTCCTTCAGGGCTTCCTGCGACAGCGCAAGTTCACAG ATGTGACCTTAAGCCCCTGGAGTGGGGACAGCAAGTGCCACCAGCGCAGAGTACTAACATACACCATCCCCATCAGCAACCCACTGGGCCCCAAGAGTGCGTCTGTGGTGGAAACACAG ACGCTGTTCCGGCGCGGTCCACAGGCGGGCGGGTGCGTGGTAGACTCTGAAGTGCTCACGCAGGGCATCCCGTACCAGGACTACTTCCACACTGCCCACCGTTACTGCATCCTGGGCCTGGCCCGGAACAAGGCCCGGCTTCG CGTGTCCTCTGAGATCCGCTACCGAAAGCAGCCGTGGAGCCTCGTGAAGTCGCTCATTGAGAAGAATTCATGGAGTGGCATTGAAGATTATTTCCACCACCTGG AACGGGAGCTCGCCAAGACTGAGAAGCTGTCCCTGGAGGAAGGTGGGAAGGATGCCCGGGGGTTGCTGTCAGGCCTGCGCAGGCGGAAGCGGCCCCTGAGCTGGCGGGGTCATGGAGATGGGCCCCAGCATCCAGACCCTGACCCCTGTGCCCGGGCAGGCATACACGCGTCAG GCTCCCTCAGCTCCCGCTTCTCAGAACCATCCATGGACCAGGGCCCTGGGGCAGGTATCCCCAGCGCCCTGGTTCTCATCAGCCTTGT CCTCGTCGTCCTCATCGCCCTCAACGCCCTCCTCTTTTACCGCCTGTGGTCCCTGGAGAGGACGGCCCACACCTTTGAGTCCTGGCACAGCCTGGCTCTGGCCAAGGG CAAGTTCCCGCAGACGGCCACAGAGTGGGCTGAGATTCTGGCCTTGCAGAAGCAGTTCCACAGCGTGGAGGTTCACAAGTGGAGGCAGATCCTGCGGGCCTCAGTGGAGCTCCTGGATGAG ATGAAATTCTCACTGGAGAAGCTCCACCAAGGAATTACCATCCCAGAGCCTCCCTTTGATACCCAGCCACAGTCTGATGACAGCTTCTCCTGA
- the Gramd1a gene encoding protein Aster-A isoform X8 produces MARHRLCGSSLGTGTGRGRGFPSLPPQTGGRTPAPQHQHATPPLSTTPHSSRSSPSSSPSLRKRLQLLPPSRPPPPPEPEPGTMVEKGSDSSSEKGGVPGTPSTQSLGSRNFIRNSKKMQSWYSMLSPTYKQRNEDFRKLFSKLPEAERLIVDYSCALQREILLQGRLYLSENWICFYSNIFRWETAISIQLKEVTCLKKEKTAKLIPNAIQICTESEKHFFTSFGARDRCFLLIFRLWQNALLEKTLSPRELWHLVHQCYGSELGLTSEDEDYVCPLQLNGLGSPKEVGDVIALSDITPSGAGDRSQEPSPVGSRRGHVTPNLSRASSDADHGVEEDKEEQTDNQLDASSSQTVTPVAEPPSTEPTPPDGPTTLGPLDLLAREELLTDTSNSSSSTGEEGEAADLAALLPDLSGRLLINSVFHVGAERLQQMLFSDSSFLQGFLRQRKFTDVTLSPWSGDSKCHQRRVLTYTIPISNPLGPKSASVVETQTLFRRGPQAGGCVVDSEVLTQGIPYQDYFHTAHRYCILGLARNKARLRVSSEIRYRKQPWSLVKSLIEKNSWSGIEDYFHHLERELAKTEKLSLEEGGKDARGLLSGLRRRKRPLSWRGHGDGPQHPDPDPCARAGIHASGSLSSRFSEPSMDQGPGAGIPSALVLISLVLVVLIALNALLFYRLWSLERTAHTFESWHSLALAKGSRRRPQSGLRFWPCRSSSTAWRFTSGGRSCGPQWSSWMR; encoded by the exons CACCACGCCCCACTCCAGCCGGAGCTCACCAAGCAGCTCCCCATCTCTGCGGAAGCGGCTGCAGCTCTTGCCCCCAAGTcggccccctccccctcctgagCCAGAACCAGGCACCATGGTGGAAAAGGGGTCTGATAGCTCCTCGGAGAAGGGTGGGGTACCTGGGACCCCCAGCACCCAGAGCCTGGGCAGCAGGAACTTCATCCGCAACAGCAAG aAGATGCAGAGCTGGTACAGT ATGCTGAGCCCCACGTATAAACAACGCAATGAAGACTTCAGGAAGCTATTCAGCAAGCTCCCTGAGGCCGAGCGCCTCATTGTGG ATTACTCATGCGCCCTGCAGCGGGAGATCCTTCTCCAGGGCCGACTCTACCTCTCTGAGAACTGGATATGCTTCTACAGCAACATCTTCCGTTGGGAGACCGCG ATTTCCATCCAGTTGAAGGAAGTAACTTGTCTGAAGAAGGAAAAGACTGCCAAGCTGATCCCCAATGCCATTCAAATCTGTACTGAGAGCGAGAAG CACTTCTTCACCTCCTTTGGGGCCCGGGACCGCTGCTTCCTCCTCATCTTCCGTCTCTGGCAGAATGCACTGCTTGAAAAG ACCCTGAGTCCCCGCGAACTCTGGCACCTGGTCCATCAGTGCTATGGCTCAGAGCTGGGCCTCACCAGTGAAGACGAAGACTATGTCTGCCCCCTGCAGCTCAATGGTCTGGG GAGTCCCAAAGAGGTAGGAGATGTGATTGCTCTCAGTGACATCACCCCCTCAGGGGCAGGTGACCGCAGTCAGGAGCCAAGCCCTGTGGGTTCCCGGCGTGGGCATGTCACCCCTAATCTCTCCCGAGCCAGCAGTGATGCAGACCATGGG GTAGAAGAGGACAAGGAGGAGCAGACTGACAACCAGCTGGATGCCTCCTCAAGCCAGACAGTGACCCCGGTAGCAGAGCCCCCTAGTACCGAGCCCACCCCACCTGATGGGCCCACCACCCTGGGCCCCTTGGATCTGTTGGCTAGAGAGGAGCTATTAACCGACACCAGTAACTCCTCCTCATCCACAGGAGAGGAAGGTGAGGCAG CTGACCTGGCCGCCCTGCTTCCTGACCTTTCTGGTCGCCTCCTCATCAACTCAGTCTTCCACGTGGGTGCAGAGCGGCTGCAGCAGATGCTTTTCTCAGATTCTTCTTTCCTTCAGGGCTTCCTGCGACAGCGCAAGTTCACAG ATGTGACCTTAAGCCCCTGGAGTGGGGACAGCAAGTGCCACCAGCGCAGAGTACTAACATACACCATCCCCATCAGCAACCCACTGGGCCCCAAGAGTGCGTCTGTGGTGGAAACACAG ACGCTGTTCCGGCGCGGTCCACAGGCGGGCGGGTGCGTGGTAGACTCTGAAGTGCTCACGCAGGGCATCCCGTACCAGGACTACTTCCACACTGCCCACCGTTACTGCATCCTGGGCCTGGCCCGGAACAAGGCCCGGCTTCG CGTGTCCTCTGAGATCCGCTACCGAAAGCAGCCGTGGAGCCTCGTGAAGTCGCTCATTGAGAAGAATTCATGGAGTGGCATTGAAGATTATTTCCACCACCTGG AACGGGAGCTCGCCAAGACTGAGAAGCTGTCCCTGGAGGAAGGTGGGAAGGATGCCCGGGGGTTGCTGTCAGGCCTGCGCAGGCGGAAGCGGCCCCTGAGCTGGCGGGGTCATGGAGATGGGCCCCAGCATCCAGACCCTGACCCCTGTGCCCGGGCAGGCATACACGCGTCAG GCTCCCTCAGCTCCCGCTTCTCAGAACCATCCATGGACCAGGGCCCTGGGGCAGGTATCCCCAGCGCCCTGGTTCTCATCAGCCTTGT CCTCGTCGTCCTCATCGCCCTCAACGCCCTCCTCTTTTACCGCCTGTGGTCCCTGGAGAGGACGGCCCACACCTTTGAGTCCTGGCACAGCCTGGCTCTGGCCAAGGG TTCCCGCAGACGGCCACAGAGTGGGCTGAGATTCTGGCCTTGCAGAAGCAGTTCCACAGCGTGGAGGTTCACAAGTGGAGGCAGATCCTGCGGGCCTCAGTGGAGCTCCTGGATGAG ATGA
- the Gramd1a gene encoding protein Aster-A isoform X2, with amino-acid sequence MARHRLCGSSLGTGTGRGRGFPSLPPQTGGRTPAPQHQHATPPLSTTPHSSRSSPSSSPSLRKRLQLLPPSRPPPPPEPEPGTMVEKGSDSSSEKGGVPGTPSTQSLGSRNFIRNSKKMQSWYSMLSPTYKQRNEDFRKLFSKLPEAERLIVDYSCALQREILLQGRLYLSENWICFYSNIFRWETAISIQLKEVTCLKKEKTAKLIPNAIQICTESEKHFFTSFGARDRCFLLIFRLWQNALLEKTLSPRELWHLVHQCYGSELGLTSEDEDYVCPLQLNGLGSPKEVGDVIALSDITPSGAGDRSQEPSPVGSRRGHVTPNLSRASSDADHGVEEDKEEQTDNQLDASSSQTVTPVAEPPSTEPTPPDGPTTLGPLDLLAREELLTDTSNSSSSTGEEADLAALLPDLSGRLLINSVFHVGAERLQQMLFSDSSFLQGFLRQRKFTDVTLSPWSGDSKCHQRRVLTYTIPISNPLGPKSASVVETQTLFRRGPQAGGCVVDSEVLTQGIPYQDYFHTAHRYCILGLARNKARLRVSSEIRYRKQPWSLVKSLIEKNSWSGIEDYFHHLERELAKTEKLSLEEGGKDARGLLSGLRRRKRPLSWRGHGDGPQHPDPDPCARAGIHASGSLSSRFSEPSMDQGPGAGIPSALVLISLVICVSLVVLIALNALLFYRLWSLERTAHTFESWHSLALAKGKFPQTATEWAEILALQKQFHSVEVHKWRQILRASVELLDEMKFSLEKLHQGITIPEPPFDTQPQSDDSFS; translated from the exons CACCACGCCCCACTCCAGCCGGAGCTCACCAAGCAGCTCCCCATCTCTGCGGAAGCGGCTGCAGCTCTTGCCCCCAAGTcggccccctccccctcctgagCCAGAACCAGGCACCATGGTGGAAAAGGGGTCTGATAGCTCCTCGGAGAAGGGTGGGGTACCTGGGACCCCCAGCACCCAGAGCCTGGGCAGCAGGAACTTCATCCGCAACAGCAAG aAGATGCAGAGCTGGTACAGT ATGCTGAGCCCCACGTATAAACAACGCAATGAAGACTTCAGGAAGCTATTCAGCAAGCTCCCTGAGGCCGAGCGCCTCATTGTGG ATTACTCATGCGCCCTGCAGCGGGAGATCCTTCTCCAGGGCCGACTCTACCTCTCTGAGAACTGGATATGCTTCTACAGCAACATCTTCCGTTGGGAGACCGCG ATTTCCATCCAGTTGAAGGAAGTAACTTGTCTGAAGAAGGAAAAGACTGCCAAGCTGATCCCCAATGCCATTCAAATCTGTACTGAGAGCGAGAAG CACTTCTTCACCTCCTTTGGGGCCCGGGACCGCTGCTTCCTCCTCATCTTCCGTCTCTGGCAGAATGCACTGCTTGAAAAG ACCCTGAGTCCCCGCGAACTCTGGCACCTGGTCCATCAGTGCTATGGCTCAGAGCTGGGCCTCACCAGTGAAGACGAAGACTATGTCTGCCCCCTGCAGCTCAATGGTCTGGG GAGTCCCAAAGAGGTAGGAGATGTGATTGCTCTCAGTGACATCACCCCCTCAGGGGCAGGTGACCGCAGTCAGGAGCCAAGCCCTGTGGGTTCCCGGCGTGGGCATGTCACCCCTAATCTCTCCCGAGCCAGCAGTGATGCAGACCATGGG GTAGAAGAGGACAAGGAGGAGCAGACTGACAACCAGCTGGATGCCTCCTCAAGCCAGACAGTGACCCCGGTAGCAGAGCCCCCTAGTACCGAGCCCACCCCACCTGATGGGCCCACCACCCTGGGCCCCTTGGATCTGTTGGCTAGAGAGGAGCTATTAACCGACACCAGTAACTCCTCCTCATCCACAGGAGAGGAAG CTGACCTGGCCGCCCTGCTTCCTGACCTTTCTGGTCGCCTCCTCATCAACTCAGTCTTCCACGTGGGTGCAGAGCGGCTGCAGCAGATGCTTTTCTCAGATTCTTCTTTCCTTCAGGGCTTCCTGCGACAGCGCAAGTTCACAG ATGTGACCTTAAGCCCCTGGAGTGGGGACAGCAAGTGCCACCAGCGCAGAGTACTAACATACACCATCCCCATCAGCAACCCACTGGGCCCCAAGAGTGCGTCTGTGGTGGAAACACAG ACGCTGTTCCGGCGCGGTCCACAGGCGGGCGGGTGCGTGGTAGACTCTGAAGTGCTCACGCAGGGCATCCCGTACCAGGACTACTTCCACACTGCCCACCGTTACTGCATCCTGGGCCTGGCCCGGAACAAGGCCCGGCTTCG CGTGTCCTCTGAGATCCGCTACCGAAAGCAGCCGTGGAGCCTCGTGAAGTCGCTCATTGAGAAGAATTCATGGAGTGGCATTGAAGATTATTTCCACCACCTGG AACGGGAGCTCGCCAAGACTGAGAAGCTGTCCCTGGAGGAAGGTGGGAAGGATGCCCGGGGGTTGCTGTCAGGCCTGCGCAGGCGGAAGCGGCCCCTGAGCTGGCGGGGTCATGGAGATGGGCCCCAGCATCCAGACCCTGACCCCTGTGCCCGGGCAGGCATACACGCGTCAG GCTCCCTCAGCTCCCGCTTCTCAGAACCATCCATGGACCAGGGCCCTGGGGCAGGTATCCCCAGCGCCCTGGTTCTCATCAGCCTTGT GATCtgtgtgag CCTCGTCGTCCTCATCGCCCTCAACGCCCTCCTCTTTTACCGCCTGTGGTCCCTGGAGAGGACGGCCCACACCTTTGAGTCCTGGCACAGCCTGGCTCTGGCCAAGGG CAAGTTCCCGCAGACGGCCACAGAGTGGGCTGAGATTCTGGCCTTGCAGAAGCAGTTCCACAGCGTGGAGGTTCACAAGTGGAGGCAGATCCTGCGGGCCTCAGTGGAGCTCCTGGATGAG ATGAAATTCTCACTGGAGAAGCTCCACCAAGGAATTACCATCCCAGAGCCTCCCTTTGATACCCAGCCACAGTCTGATGACAGCTTCTCCTGA
- the Gramd1a gene encoding protein Aster-A isoform X1, with protein MARHRLCGSSLGTGTGRGRGFPSLPPQTGGRTPAPQHQHATPPLSTTPHSSRSSPSSSPSLRKRLQLLPPSRPPPPPEPEPGTMVEKGSDSSSEKGGVPGTPSTQSLGSRNFIRNSKKMQSWYSMLSPTYKQRNEDFRKLFSKLPEAERLIVDYSCALQREILLQGRLYLSENWICFYSNIFRWETAISIQLKEVTCLKKEKTAKLIPNAIQICTESEKHFFTSFGARDRCFLLIFRLWQNALLEKTLSPRELWHLVHQCYGSELGLTSEDEDYVCPLQLNGLGSPKEVGDVIALSDITPSGAGDRSQEPSPVGSRRGHVTPNLSRASSDADHGVEEDKEEQTDNQLDASSSQTVTPVAEPPSTEPTPPDGPTTLGPLDLLAREELLTDTSNSSSSTGEEGEAADLAALLPDLSGRLLINSVFHVGAERLQQMLFSDSSFLQGFLRQRKFTDVTLSPWSGDSKCHQRRVLTYTIPISNPLGPKSASVVETQTLFRRGPQAGGCVVDSEVLTQGIPYQDYFHTAHRYCILGLARNKARLRVSSEIRYRKQPWSLVKSLIEKNSWSGIEDYFHHLERELAKTEKLSLEEGGKDARGLLSGLRRRKRPLSWRGHGDGPQHPDPDPCARAGIHASGSLSSRFSEPSMDQGPGAGIPSALVLISLVICVSLVVLIALNALLFYRLWSLERTAHTFESWHSLALAKGKFPQTATEWAEILALQKQFHSVEVHKWRQILRASVELLDEMKFSLEKLHQGITIPEPPFDTQPQSDDSFS; from the exons CACCACGCCCCACTCCAGCCGGAGCTCACCAAGCAGCTCCCCATCTCTGCGGAAGCGGCTGCAGCTCTTGCCCCCAAGTcggccccctccccctcctgagCCAGAACCAGGCACCATGGTGGAAAAGGGGTCTGATAGCTCCTCGGAGAAGGGTGGGGTACCTGGGACCCCCAGCACCCAGAGCCTGGGCAGCAGGAACTTCATCCGCAACAGCAAG aAGATGCAGAGCTGGTACAGT ATGCTGAGCCCCACGTATAAACAACGCAATGAAGACTTCAGGAAGCTATTCAGCAAGCTCCCTGAGGCCGAGCGCCTCATTGTGG ATTACTCATGCGCCCTGCAGCGGGAGATCCTTCTCCAGGGCCGACTCTACCTCTCTGAGAACTGGATATGCTTCTACAGCAACATCTTCCGTTGGGAGACCGCG ATTTCCATCCAGTTGAAGGAAGTAACTTGTCTGAAGAAGGAAAAGACTGCCAAGCTGATCCCCAATGCCATTCAAATCTGTACTGAGAGCGAGAAG CACTTCTTCACCTCCTTTGGGGCCCGGGACCGCTGCTTCCTCCTCATCTTCCGTCTCTGGCAGAATGCACTGCTTGAAAAG ACCCTGAGTCCCCGCGAACTCTGGCACCTGGTCCATCAGTGCTATGGCTCAGAGCTGGGCCTCACCAGTGAAGACGAAGACTATGTCTGCCCCCTGCAGCTCAATGGTCTGGG GAGTCCCAAAGAGGTAGGAGATGTGATTGCTCTCAGTGACATCACCCCCTCAGGGGCAGGTGACCGCAGTCAGGAGCCAAGCCCTGTGGGTTCCCGGCGTGGGCATGTCACCCCTAATCTCTCCCGAGCCAGCAGTGATGCAGACCATGGG GTAGAAGAGGACAAGGAGGAGCAGACTGACAACCAGCTGGATGCCTCCTCAAGCCAGACAGTGACCCCGGTAGCAGAGCCCCCTAGTACCGAGCCCACCCCACCTGATGGGCCCACCACCCTGGGCCCCTTGGATCTGTTGGCTAGAGAGGAGCTATTAACCGACACCAGTAACTCCTCCTCATCCACAGGAGAGGAAGGTGAGGCAG CTGACCTGGCCGCCCTGCTTCCTGACCTTTCTGGTCGCCTCCTCATCAACTCAGTCTTCCACGTGGGTGCAGAGCGGCTGCAGCAGATGCTTTTCTCAGATTCTTCTTTCCTTCAGGGCTTCCTGCGACAGCGCAAGTTCACAG ATGTGACCTTAAGCCCCTGGAGTGGGGACAGCAAGTGCCACCAGCGCAGAGTACTAACATACACCATCCCCATCAGCAACCCACTGGGCCCCAAGAGTGCGTCTGTGGTGGAAACACAG ACGCTGTTCCGGCGCGGTCCACAGGCGGGCGGGTGCGTGGTAGACTCTGAAGTGCTCACGCAGGGCATCCCGTACCAGGACTACTTCCACACTGCCCACCGTTACTGCATCCTGGGCCTGGCCCGGAACAAGGCCCGGCTTCG CGTGTCCTCTGAGATCCGCTACCGAAAGCAGCCGTGGAGCCTCGTGAAGTCGCTCATTGAGAAGAATTCATGGAGTGGCATTGAAGATTATTTCCACCACCTGG AACGGGAGCTCGCCAAGACTGAGAAGCTGTCCCTGGAGGAAGGTGGGAAGGATGCCCGGGGGTTGCTGTCAGGCCTGCGCAGGCGGAAGCGGCCCCTGAGCTGGCGGGGTCATGGAGATGGGCCCCAGCATCCAGACCCTGACCCCTGTGCCCGGGCAGGCATACACGCGTCAG GCTCCCTCAGCTCCCGCTTCTCAGAACCATCCATGGACCAGGGCCCTGGGGCAGGTATCCCCAGCGCCCTGGTTCTCATCAGCCTTGT GATCtgtgtgag CCTCGTCGTCCTCATCGCCCTCAACGCCCTCCTCTTTTACCGCCTGTGGTCCCTGGAGAGGACGGCCCACACCTTTGAGTCCTGGCACAGCCTGGCTCTGGCCAAGGG CAAGTTCCCGCAGACGGCCACAGAGTGGGCTGAGATTCTGGCCTTGCAGAAGCAGTTCCACAGCGTGGAGGTTCACAAGTGGAGGCAGATCCTGCGGGCCTCAGTGGAGCTCCTGGATGAG ATGAAATTCTCACTGGAGAAGCTCCACCAAGGAATTACCATCCCAGAGCCTCCCTTTGATACCCAGCCACAGTCTGATGACAGCTTCTCCTGA